The window TAAGTGATATTATTATAGCTAATGAAATATACATTATTACTTAACAAATTCTTTTCTATTGATGATGGTGTTTGTTATAcataatcatatataaaatatcaaataatatagATCGAGACgttttaatttaactaaccCCACATAGTAAAAACAGGCCTTTTGTTATGGTTAGTCATTCTGTTGACGATGATGTATCAAATGGCAACAGAGAAGTTTAATTAGTTATCTTTGTGAATGTATACCTATAGCATTGAGGATCAGAACATGCTCCAAAATTTAGTGCAACAATCTTTGACTAGTTCAGACCAACCGTTTGGTTTTATTCTCCTTTGGCAAATGCTAAATAAAGACAAAACAACATGCAACGTACGAGAGATTGTCCAAAGCCACATTCTCTGGCTAATTATAGGGAACTCAAAGTGTGATCCCTTCAAAGATTGAAGgtgttagagagagagagagagaaattcctTATAGGGATCCAAGGACATCCCATTTCAGGCTCTTCTTGTTACTACTTGTCTaccattctaaaataaattgaaaagtcCTCCTCATCCTCACCCCCAGGAGGTATGGGGAAgatagaaaaaaacaaaaacaccttATTGACACCACCTTTTCTATCATCCTTCAAGTCATCATCTTTGATGATGCCCATCCTCCTGGTCATTCTCTTGGCCTTGTTTTCTCCTTCATTAGGCCTTCCTTTAGCATCTTTCCAACCAAAAGACAATTTCCTCATTGATTGTGGTGCTGAAAACACAGCCACTCTCCCTGATGGAAGACATTTCAAATCAGACCCTCAATCCAGATCCTTCTTGCAAGCCAATGATGAGTACAAAGTCTCAGCAAATGATGTGAATTTGCCTTCACCTGTTTACTCAAATGCAAGGATCTTCATTCAGGAAGCCAAGTACTCCTTCCATTTGGTTCAACCAGGTTTCCATTGGATCCGGCTTCACTTCTACCCCATCAAGAACAACATCTTTGATCTTCAGAAGGCAACTTTTTCTGTCTACACAGACACCTATGTGCTCCTCCACAGCTTCAATGTGAACAACACTGACAAGCCAATCATGAAGGAGTACCTAATCAATGCAACTGAGCCACAATTGACCATGTCCTTCATTCCCTTGAAGAATTCagctgcattcatcaatgccaTAGAGGTTGTCTCAGCTCCTGATAACCTGATATTCGACACCGGAGCCGGCCTTTTCCCCGTTGGCGAGATCGGAGGCCTGACCACTTATGGCTTCCAGCCTGTTTACAGGGTGAACAATGGAGGGCCTCTGATCACCTCATCAAATGACACCCTTGGAAGGACTTGGGAATCTGATGAGCATTTCCTCACAAACAAGAACTTGGCCAAGAGTGCCTCGGTGGCAACCTCTGCTGTTAAGTTCCCTCAAGACAATCCTTCCATCTCTCCCATGATTGCACCACAAACTGTGTATGCCTCTGCCACTGAGATGGGTGATGCTGGTGTCAATCAGCCAAATTTCAATGTGTCATGGAAATTTGATGTGGACACCTCTTTTGGCTACCTTGTTAGGCTGCACTTCTGTGACATTGTTAGCAAAGGCCTCAATGAGCTCTACTTCAATGTTTATGTTAATGGGAAAGTGGCAATCAATAACTTGGATTTATCAGCCATCACTGGTGCCTTGTCAACACCATACTACAAAGACATTGTGGTGAATGCAACATTGATGTCTGAGGGGCTAACGGTTCAGGTTGGTCCAGCAAATGCTGATGGTGGAAATGCCAATGCAATTATGAATGGCATAGAGGTCTTGAAGATGAGCAACTCTGTCAACAGTTTGGATGGGGAATTTGGTGTTGATGGAAGAAGTGTTAGTGGTTCTAACCGCGGCACGGTGGCAGCGGTTGGATTTGCCATGATGTTTGGAGCATTTGTGGGTCTTGGTGCCATGGTGATCAAGTGGCACAAGAGGCCTCAAGACTGGCAAAAGAGGAATAGTTTCTCTTCATGGTTGCTTCCTCTGCACGCCGGTGACACCAGCTTCATGAGCAAGAACTCAATGGGAAAGAGCAACTTCTTCTCCTCGTCGATGGGATTAGGCCGGTACTTCTCCTTCGCGGAACTTCAGGAAGCAACCAAGAACTTTGACTCCAAGAACATAATTGGTGTTGGTGGATTTGGGAATGTGTATTTGGGTGTGATTGATGAGGGGACTCAAGTGGCAGTGAAGAGAGGAAACCCTCAATCAGAACAAGGCATCACAGAGTTCCAAACAGAAATCCAAATGCTTTCAAAGCTAAGGCACAGGCACTTGGTGTCCTTGATTGGATACTGTGATGAGAATGATGAGATGATCTTGGTTTATGAGTACATGCCTAATGGTCACTTCAGAGACCATCTTTATGGAAAGAACTTGCCTGCTCTCTCATGGAAGCAAAGGCTAGATATCTGCATTGGATCGGCCCGCGGACTTCACTACCTTCACACCGGAACAGCTCAAGGCATAATTCACCGTGATGTCAAGACCACTAACATTTTGCTTGATGAGAATTTCACGGCCAAGGTTTCTGATTTTGGTCTTTCAAAGGACGCGCCAATGGGGCAGGGTCATGTTAGCACTGCTGTCAAGGGTAGCTTTGGTTATCTTGACCCTGAGTACTTCAGGAGGCAGCAACTGACTGAAAAGTCTGATGTGTACTCATTTGGGGTGGTTCTGCTTGAGGCACTGTGTGCAAGACCAGCCATCAACCCTCAGTTGCCCCGTGAACAAGTTAACTTGGCCGATTGGGCGATGCAATGGAAGAGGAAGGGCCTTCTTGACAAGATCATTGACCCTCTCTTAGTTGGTTGCATCAATCCTGAATCCATGAAGAAGTTTGCTGAGGCTGCTGAGAAGTGTTTGGCTGATCATGGTGTGGATAGGCCTTCAATGGGGGATGTTTTGTGGAACTTGGAGTATGCTTTGCAGCTTCAAGAGGCCTTCACACAAGGAAAGCCTGAGGATGAGTCCAAGTCAGCATCAGCAGCTGTTCCTACTTCACCAACACCTCCTACTCCTTCCGATGATCGCCCGGCAGCTCCGGCTGTGCCTGCACGTCCGGAAGCAGCGAATAATGCTTCATCAGAAGTGAATTCTATTGATGACCATTCTGGAACTGCAATGTTTGCTCAGTTTAGCAATCTCAATGGTAGGTGAAGGCCTAATTTGGTTTCATGAATGGAAGGAATCATCACCTGGACAGCTACAAACAAATTTGATCATGTCTAGGGAGATCTTATAGTAACTTTCTCAAGGCTTGGACCAAAATGTTTCATGTGTAATGATGTGATGCTGTATGCTGACTGCTGTTTCTCTTCTAGGTACTCTTGTCTTTCTGTATTGTGTGTGGGGGTACTATTTTGCatgatagcaaaaaaaaaaaaggtgtcaAATTTGTCATGTGATTAAGTTGTTGGTTGTAAGTATGCATGCATTCAGCAGTACCATCAATCATTTATggttttatatttatgaattgtTGTATATTGTTATGTAATTTTTAGGGTGAGGGTAATTGTAGAAGCAAGTTCAAAGAAACTGGCTACCGACAGGTAGTGAATTTCACTTGTAATCGACCACTATATTAGCAAGAGTTTTCTtgtcctttcacaaaaaaaatgcctcttgttttcctcttttggaTATCTGAGATTTTTAATGTCCAAGTGCCTCTAgcaagagaatgaaaaaaaatcatcactaGGGATGTATATGATCCAGATTGacatttagaaactaaaattaacatttttatttttagtcgtGCTTTGTTCGTGTGAAATGCAAGATTGTTGAATTAACCAATCGTTCTTCTACAATTTTCATATCTTAAAAGTGAAAACTGAAAATgcaggtttttttttctttcttaaagcATCCCTTATAAACATCAAACCAGTGGTGAAAGCCTGAAACTCTTCTTGAATAAATAAATCCTTTATAAACAAGTACTGATGATAAAACAGTGCCATCCCTTgaacttttttctataaaaaaataaaacaagtaaatGAATAGCCCAAAGACAACACAACTGAATCTGGCAATAAAAGTAGAACTATATCATTTCCCCTACCTTGTAATGATTCAACAAGATATCTTGTCATAAGACATTATTCCGATGTTGAATTCAATCAGGCTTGGCTTGCAACGAATTGTATGACCAATGTTGTAGTATTTTGTGTAGTTATACTATTTgacaaatgataaatgcaagTCCTCGTTTTAAACTAATTCTGAATCTCTGATAGTTAATCCGCTATATATTTTGACTCAAAAGAGGAGGGTCATAAGACAAACTATTGTTGTGTAAATTTATTGTCATTGTCAAAATTATGATGTCATGAAGCATAATCTCTAAGAAGAAatgactcttttttttaatctagtcTCACATCTAAATGAGCAGAACCAACAATTGTTTCATCAACCCCCATCCGAAGTACATCCATTTCTCTGTTAGAAAACCGGTTAGTGAAGGACCATCCAAATCATTATCCATAAAGTTATGCTTAAATTACTATATTGGTTCACAtgcttttttgaaaaatcaaataggtcactagtttaaattttataataattgatttttttttttgtacaatgACAGTAACCAGGATCATACCTAAATATTCACGCATTTATCCGTATTCCTTCACCACTAGGTGTTTTGAGTTATAATTGAATCTTAATCaaaacactttttttcggaTCTTAGACCACCTATAGTTAGTGTCTTAGGGatccaattaatttttaaaaaataatatttagaagAGTCCATCACAAATTTTAACCTGCTTGATATCTATTTGAATATTACCTAAAAAGTATGCACGTTAAAGGAGATGGAGAGGTTGTTATCTAATTACTAAAATGAGGATTGAAAATTCTCAATAAAAAATGAGGGTTGAAAAGATAATGAGCACAGGTTTACAAAATTTCCCTCCTATAAATGGTACATATTGAATGATTGAGAGGAAGTGTAAATAAGGATGTCAAGGACCACTCTATATATACCAGAAACAGAAACGGTAAGTGCAGATTCCTAGGTTCAAAGTCCATAATTATAGGACCCAAAATCATGTCATTCTTTGCTTGGCTGCTCCCTCTCATAGAGTCACACTCACTTAACAAGAAATGAACAAAGTATATCCAACATGAGTTCAAATTTCCACATTAGAGCattcaattaaaatcataattaaaatttaattcatttttgcttcttttctccttttcattGTGGCTGTGGTGCTTCGATCCTTCAAAAGTGTTTTAAGTAGAAATGGACTAGCTATATCCAACATGGGTTCATTTTGGGACCAATTCAACTTTCCATATAAAAAGCattcaattaatataattagGGAAAATAGTCACTTTTATCTCTCACTATGTAATTCGCTGACAAATGCGtctctgaaagatgaaaatataaaatttagtacctaaaaatgtaaaaaatgtgacAAATATATTCTGCTGTTAACTTCCGTctgtcaccgttaataaaataacttacgTGGTATGGAGAGACAACTTTGTCACTTTCAGCATAGGAGTatatttgttataatattttttttttacttttcgtctTCTCACCTCGCTCACAATTTCATtcctgaaaaaatgaaaatgcaaaatttagttcatgaaaatatgaaaagtgcaacaaatatatccagacgttaataatagattgtgattattattattattattattattattattattattattatgtatttgtAATTTTCTGATCCTATTCGTTTAGTActtatgcaatatattttttaaattgccttttaatatatatatttttatttttttgattttcttGCCAAAACTTAATCTTTGTTGTTAAAAAGaactttatcttatatcttataattttatcaaatttctactaaatttctcacttttaatctttaaaattattccataTCCCAATTTCAACTTAAGTACTCTTATATTTAGATAGAAAATAATATGTCAgatagttttgaataaaaaacacaatcaactgcgagaccaaatttatttatttatttattttaaaaaaagaacttaagaacttaatcacttttttttaaaaaaaaaagtctcacaaaatttaaactagataaagctaatgtgaaattataagtcttttttcttaattaataaaatgtatatatatacctcaaatATGAAAGAATCCCTTGAATAAACCTTATGTGTTTCTACTTGAGACAacacttattatacataatatgaatgaaatgaaaacaattacTAAAAACTAAAGaacccaaataaatttaaataaaaaatacaataatgctCAAACTAATATAGaggttaactttaaaaaaataaaaaaataaaaactaatacagAGATTTATTATTTGCCTTTGGAACGTAGAATAGTATCTCTCGCTGATTTAGGGGCTGCAACGACTTTGCATTCCATTTGACATACTACGAAaataaaaggtttttatttttttaaatagtaactcaatttttttatctcataaaattaaagaaatttattttattttagaaaataagtagttatattggttaattaaaagactaattaacaatttgataAACGATTAAATAGATAGAAGTTCAAATCTTAAAgtgtattttactatttttttaatccatttttTCTTAACTTCTCTCCTATACAATTCGTTCGGATATATTCGtcgcactttttatattttcagggattaaattttatattttcatcttttagggacgCATTTGTCAGTGGAGTGGAAAGacgaaaaatcaaaaaaatattatgacaaatataccCCTATGCTGACAATCCACGTTcacaatcatttcagtgacacATTTGTCTCTTCGTACCatgtaagttattttattaatgatgacGAATGAAAGTTAACGGccggatatatttgtcacacttaTTATCCTTtcaaggactaaattttgtattttcatctttcaagaacATATTTCTCAGCGAATTACACATTAAATGACAAAACTAACTATTTACCcgtataattatttaaaaaaaatgcttcttttctcctttttattgTGGATGTGGCACATTAATCCTTCGAGTCTTTTGTCTTTCTCACCAATATCCAGGCATTCATTCCTCTGGTGAATTAAGATCAAGAAAATATTCTATGATAAGGTAGCTACTCATCCTTTCTATATCAATGACGAATAGCACCCACTTCGcacatcaaatattattttggttACTTTGAAAGGggaaaatattttagcaaaGCGTTTACACCTTCATGCTGTTTCAAACTTTCAATACATTTGGAGTCATTGATCGGTATAGACACTTTCACGTCTATGTCATTGCTACCTTAGTTCACCATTTACCTCTGATTTCCTTACTATCAGACAGATTTTATTGAATCTCTCACACATTGCAATCATCAAGCCACTAAGGATTGCCATGTCTCAGAAACAAAAGCTATCTTTTAAGA of the Glycine max cultivar Williams 82 chromosome 13, Glycine_max_v4.0, whole genome shotgun sequence genome contains:
- the LOC100793784 gene encoding probable receptor-like protein kinase At4g39110 encodes the protein MGKIEKNKNTLLTPPFLSSFKSSSLMMPILLVILLALFSPSLGLPLASFQPKDNFLIDCGAENTATLPDGRHFKSDPQSRSFLQANDEYKVSANDVNLPSPVYSNARIFIQEAKYSFHLVQPGFHWIRLHFYPIKNNIFDLQKATFSVYTDTYVLLHSFNVNNTDKPIMKEYLINATEPQLTMSFIPLKNSAAFINAIEVVSAPDNLIFDTGAGLFPVGEIGGLTTYGFQPVYRVNNGGPLITSSNDTLGRTWESDEHFLTNKNLAKSASVATSAVKFPQDNPSISPMIAPQTVYASATEMGDAGVNQPNFNVSWKFDVDTSFGYLVRLHFCDIVSKGLNELYFNVYVNGKVAINNLDLSAITGALSTPYYKDIVVNATLMSEGLTVQVGPANADGGNANAIMNGIEVLKMSNSVNSLDGEFGVDGRSVSGSNRGTVAAVGFAMMFGAFVGLGAMVIKWHKRPQDWQKRNSFSSWLLPLHAGDTSFMSKNSMGKSNFFSSSMGLGRYFSFAELQEATKNFDSKNIIGVGGFGNVYLGVIDEGTQVAVKRGNPQSEQGITEFQTEIQMLSKLRHRHLVSLIGYCDENDEMILVYEYMPNGHFRDHLYGKNLPALSWKQRLDICIGSARGLHYLHTGTAQGIIHRDVKTTNILLDENFTAKVSDFGLSKDAPMGQGHVSTAVKGSFGYLDPEYFRRQQLTEKSDVYSFGVVLLEALCARPAINPQLPREQVNLADWAMQWKRKGLLDKIIDPLLVGCINPESMKKFAEAAEKCLADHGVDRPSMGDVLWNLEYALQLQEAFTQGKPEDESKSASAAVPTSPTPPTPSDDRPAAPAVPARPEAANNASSEVNSIDDHSGTAMFAQFSNLNGR